A genomic stretch from Dissulfurispira thermophila includes:
- a CDS encoding KUP/HAK/KT family potassium transporter, translated as MLEKEPPIKGIIKSLGLVFGDIGTSPIYTLTVIFLLTKPTEANVMGVLSLIVWTLIILVTVEYAWLAMSLGKKGEGGTIVLKELLIPLLKSGRQAAFVTLLSFIGISLLIGDGVITPAISILSAVEGSLLIPGFEHVSQEVLILIASVIAIILFAFQRKGTEKVAGAFGPIMASWFLSIAISGVISILHVPSVVSAVNPYYAFKFLYDNGITGFFVLSEVILCATGGEALYADMGHLGRRPILRAWYFVFAALLMNYLGQGAYVIKHPDAKNVLFEMIFSQARFFYIPFLVLSIAATVIASQAMISGMFSIVYQGIQTRVMPLFKVDYTSAELRAQIYIGIVNWFLLASVLFIMHEFRESSRLAAAYGLAVTGTMTLTGIMMTWIFHRQKKTALSLISLLVTMVDAAYLTANFYKIPHGGYWSIILASIPFLTIMLYTQGQRRLYKMMKFMPLDEFLNKFNKAYPTSPKIKGTALFLIRDIKEIPFYITQTMFYHGIIYEDNIFVSIIKRDDPFGVIGYFKEDIAKGLRLFEIQYGYMEVVDVEELLREAGIEEKTIFYGIEEITTKSAIWKTFSIIKRLTPAFVQFYKLPSRKLHGVITRVEM; from the coding sequence ATGCTTGAGAAAGAACCACCCATAAAAGGCATAATAAAATCACTTGGCCTTGTGTTTGGAGACATTGGCACAAGTCCTATATATACCCTTACAGTTATTTTTCTTCTCACAAAACCTACAGAAGCCAATGTAATGGGAGTACTCTCTCTTATTGTCTGGACATTAATAATACTCGTAACAGTCGAATATGCATGGCTTGCTATGAGTCTTGGAAAGAAAGGCGAAGGTGGAACTATTGTTCTTAAAGAATTACTCATTCCTTTACTTAAGTCAGGCAGACAGGCTGCATTTGTCACACTCCTTTCGTTTATAGGTATATCCCTTCTCATTGGAGATGGGGTTATCACCCCTGCCATAAGTATTCTTAGTGCAGTTGAAGGTTCGCTTCTTATCCCAGGCTTTGAGCATGTAAGTCAGGAAGTGCTTATTCTTATTGCATCTGTTATTGCTATTATCCTTTTTGCTTTCCAAAGAAAAGGGACAGAGAAAGTAGCGGGTGCATTTGGTCCGATAATGGCATCATGGTTTTTGTCAATAGCGATTTCAGGTGTTATCTCGATACTTCATGTGCCATCTGTTGTGAGTGCTGTAAATCCATATTATGCTTTTAAATTTCTTTACGACAATGGTATTACGGGTTTTTTTGTGCTTTCAGAGGTTATTCTTTGTGCCACAGGAGGTGAAGCACTATATGCAGATATGGGACATTTGGGCAGAAGGCCTATTTTAAGGGCATGGTATTTTGTATTTGCTGCACTTCTTATGAATTATCTCGGTCAGGGTGCTTATGTTATCAAGCACCCGGATGCAAAGAATGTACTCTTTGAGATGATATTCAGTCAGGCTCGATTTTTTTACATCCCTTTTCTGGTTCTCAGCATTGCTGCGACTGTTATAGCCTCTCAGGCAATGATAAGTGGAATGTTTTCAATAGTCTATCAGGGAATTCAAACCCGCGTTATGCCATTGTTTAAAGTTGACTATACATCTGCTGAATTGAGGGCGCAGATATATATAGGCATTGTAAACTGGTTCTTACTTGCATCTGTCTTATTTATCATGCATGAGTTTAGGGAGTCCAGCCGTCTTGCTGCTGCCTATGGACTTGCGGTTACCGGCACCATGACCCTCACTGGCATTATGATGACATGGATCTTTCACAGGCAGAAAAAAACTGCTCTGTCGTTGATTTCCCTCCTTGTTACTATGGTTGATGCTGCATATCTTACTGCAAACTTTTATAAGATACCTCATGGCGGCTATTGGTCTATAATACTTGCATCTATACCTTTTTTGACTATAATGCTTTATACACAAGGGCAGAGGCGGCTTTATAAAATGATGAAGTTTATGCCGCTCGATGAATTTTTGAATAAGTTCAACAAGGCATATCCAACATCTCCAAAGATAAAGGGTACAGCTCTCTTTCTGATAAGGGATATAAAGGAGATACCATTTTACATTACTCAAACAATGTTTTATCATGGCATTATCTATGAAGACAATATATTTGTGTCGATAATCAAGCGCGATGACCCATTTGGTGTTATAGGGTATTTCAAGGAAGATATAGCAAAAGGACTTAGGCTCTTTGAGATACAATATGGGTATATGGAGGTTGTGGATGTGGAGGAGTTGTTGAGAGAGGCGGGGATAGAAGAAAAGACTATTTTTTATGGTATTGAGGAAATAACAACAAAAAGTGCAATATGGAAGACCTTTTCTATCATAAAGAGATTAACACCAGCGTTTGTGCAGTTTTATAAACTACCATCTCGGAAATTGCATGGGGTTATTACGAGGGTTGAGATGTAG
- a CDS encoding PIN domain-containing protein, which yields MDKKKVNVFIDTNVFIIDLRYRNDGNFKTNRDFLDFIAKHGRGITSIVNLLEICGILSFNLNRQQIQELFYYLPEKYRIGIIPSHDMDSIFPEKHIKAVMDIIYRKASLGDALIANIVNNYITGKAVFISWDARHFKNLLSIEAITPHEFLLSI from the coding sequence TTGGACAAGAAGAAGGTAAATGTTTTTATAGATACAAATGTCTTCATTATTGATCTCAGATACAGAAACGATGGCAACTTTAAGACAAATCGTGATTTTCTGGATTTTATTGCAAAACATGGAAGAGGCATTACGAGCATTGTCAATCTTCTTGAGATATGTGGAATACTGTCTTTTAATCTCAACAGACAACAAATTCAGGAGCTATTTTATTACCTCCCGGAAAAATATAGGATAGGAATAATTCCTTCGCATGATATGGATTCAATCTTTCCTGAAAAACATATTAAAGCTGTTATGGATATAATTTACAGGAAGGCGAGTCTTGGAGATGCCCTGATAGCCAACATTGTCAATAATTATATAACGGGGAAGGCTGTATTTATAAGCTGGGATGCAAGGCATTTTAAAAACCTCCTTTCTATAGAGGCGATTACGCCACATGAGTTTCTATTGTCAATCTGA
- a CDS encoding type II toxin-antitoxin system Phd/YefM family antitoxin, which yields MKTMTAKNLKNKTGEAMRAVSRGEKVVVTLRGKPFALISPVNAESLKEVSLRPFKEAWSNIEDTLKKTRPRFKNVREAMAWTRRR from the coding sequence ATGAAAACAATGACAGCAAAAAATTTAAAGAATAAGACAGGTGAGGCGATGAGGGCGGTCTCAAGAGGGGAGAAGGTTGTGGTGACCTTAAGGGGAAAGCCCTTTGCATTAATATCCCCTGTAAACGCCGAGTCATTAAAAGAGGTGTCTTTGCGACCATTCAAAGAGGCATGGAGCAATATAGAGGATACATTAAAGAAAACCAGACCAAGATTTAAAAATGTAAGAGAGGCTATGGCTTGGACAAGAAGAAGGTAA
- a CDS encoding cation-transporting P-type ATPase: MNNDSVTNEGSDRYWETEIDELLQQLETSITGLSEAEAEKRLSVFGHNVLKKKKKKTRLSLFFDQFKSPVILILVFASIVSAILRDFTDTAIILAIIIVSGFLSFIQEYSATNAVERLLQTVKTRVTLFREGRKKA; encoded by the coding sequence ATGAATAATGATAGTGTTACAAATGAAGGTTCGGACAGATACTGGGAGACTGAAATTGATGAATTGCTTCAGCAACTTGAGACATCTATTACTGGACTCTCTGAAGCAGAGGCTGAAAAGAGGCTCTCGGTCTTTGGACATAATGTCTTAAAGAAGAAAAAGAAGAAAACAAGGCTATCACTGTTTTTTGATCAATTCAAGAGCCCCGTCATTCTCATTTTAGTATTTGCCAGCATTGTATCAGCAATACTCAGAGACTTCACAGATACTGCCATTATACTTGCCATAATCATTGTAAGCGGTTTTTTAAGTTTTATTCAGGAATACAGCGCCACAAATGCAGTAGAGAGGCTCCTTCAAACAGTAAAGACAAGGGTAACGCTATTCAGGGAAGGCAGGAAAAAGGCTTAA
- a CDS encoding DUF3417 domain-containing protein — protein sequence MDDIKERFSFIPERIADLGELAYNLWWSWHPEARMLFKMLDRQIWKESGHNPVRMLKELPHEVLETAVRNEEYLRHYDSVISRFHKEMNTKGGWFSENIADPGAIYELLEKEIIPLFYRVDDDGIPHGWVKVMKEAIKSTGPLFSARRMVKEYAERFYQKALRSADE from the coding sequence ATGGATGACATAAAAGAACGATTTTCTTTTATCCCTGAAAGGATAGCGGATCTTGGAGAACTTGCCTATAATCTCTGGTGGAGCTGGCACCCTGAGGCGAGGATGCTTTTTAAGATGCTTGACCGGCAGATATGGAAGGAGAGTGGGCATAATCCTGTCAGGATGCTCAAGGAACTTCCCCATGAGGTTCTGGAAACTGCTGTGAGGAATGAGGAATATCTCAGGCATTATGATTCAGTGATTTCAAGGTTTCATAAGGAGATGAATACAAAGGGAGGCTGGTTTTCAGAAAATATCGCAGACCCTGGGGCTATTTATGAACTCCTGGAAAAGGAGATTATTCCATTATTTTACAGAGTGGATGATGACGGCATTCCTCATGGATGGGTTAAGGTCATGAAGGAGGCGATTAAAAGCACAGGGCCGCTTTTCAGTGCAAGAAGAATGGTAAAGGAATATGCAGAGAGATTTTATCAGAAGGCATTGAGATCAGCAGATGAATAA
- a CDS encoding DUF488 domain-containing protein: protein MLKLKRIYDPPSKGDGKRILVDRLWPRGVKKEEARIDEWLKDIAPSDELRKWFSHDPSKWEEFKRRYKAELKDQGELIERLRAEAKRGTVTLLYAAKDKEHNNAVVLKEVVEKI, encoded by the coding sequence GTGCTGAAGCTCAAACGTATATATGACCCACCTTCAAAGGGAGATGGAAAGAGAATCCTTGTGGACAGGCTCTGGCCAAGGGGGGTAAAGAAGGAAGAAGCAAGGATTGATGAATGGCTTAAGGACATTGCACCGAGTGATGAGCTGAGGAAATGGTTTTCCCATGACCCCTCTAAATGGGAGGAATTCAAAAGGAGATATAAAGCGGAATTGAAGGACCAAGGAGAGCTCATAGAGAGATTGAGGGCAGAGGCAAAGAGAGGAACGGTTACCCTGCTGTATGCTGCAAAGGATAAGGAGCATAATAACGCTGTTGTGCTGAAGGAAGTGGTTGAGAAAATATGA
- a CDS encoding nucleotidyl transferase AbiEii/AbiGii toxin family protein codes for MQDLIRQERFEIEVLDRLRSGRFLDSLIFTGGTMLRLCYGLNRFSIDLDFYLYKEIDARDYFRRLKEYLSRYYVIKDAENKFYTMIFEIKSKDFPRSLKIEIRKKTGKFKTDLSIAYSKYADKQVLVRSLSLEEVMMSKIEAFLGRKEIRDVFDMEFLVKRGIEIKASKDEIKRLIDNILSLKKKDYSVKLGSILEAEDRRYYSSENFKILVMKLQEKI; via the coding sequence ATGCAGGATTTAATCAGACAGGAGAGGTTCGAGATAGAGGTTCTTGATAGGCTCAGAAGCGGCAGATTCCTTGATAGCCTCATATTCACAGGTGGCACTATGCTCAGGCTATGCTATGGTCTGAATAGATTTTCTATTGACCTTGATTTCTATCTTTATAAAGAGATAGACGCAAGAGATTACTTCAGAAGGCTGAAGGAATATCTCTCCAGATACTATGTCATAAAGGATGCAGAGAACAAGTTTTATACAATGATATTTGAGATAAAATCAAAGGACTTCCCAAGAAGCCTCAAGATAGAGATTAGAAAGAAGACAGGTAAATTTAAGACAGACCTTTCAATCGCCTACAGCAAATATGCTGATAAACAGGTCCTTGTAAGAAGCCTATCCTTAGAGGAGGTGATGATGTCAAAGATTGAGGCATTTTTGGGTAGAAAAGAGATAAGGGATGTCTTTGATATGGAATTTCTGGTGAAAAGGGGGATAGAGATTAAGGCATCAAAAGATGAAATAAAAAGACTTATTGATAATATCTTATCTCTTAAGAAGAAGGACTATTCAGTAAAACTCGGCTCTATCCTTGAGGCAGAGGATAGAAGATACTACAGCAGTGAAAATTTTAAGATTCTGGTTATGAAGTTACAGGAGAAGATTTAA
- a CDS encoding type IV toxin-antitoxin system AbiEi family antitoxin domain-containing protein, with translation MKYPELSKKLAGLLYFTVEDVASVLGINENSAKVLCARYVQRGLFIRLRKNLYILKDRWDKNTIEDFFRLANMLQVPSYISLMTALSFYEVTTQVQRGFFESISVKRSIRYEIEGVIFNFCKIKKELYSGFTRQDNIFIASKEKAFLDAMYLYSFGKYALDIDSIDINKLDLKMIKNLLKDFPERTKKVVRDICRI, from the coding sequence ATGAAATATCCTGAATTAAGCAAAAAACTGGCAGGTCTTCTCTATTTCACTGTGGAAGATGTTGCCAGTGTGCTGGGTATTAATGAAAATTCAGCGAAGGTATTATGTGCAAGGTATGTTCAAAGGGGTTTATTTATCAGGCTAAGAAAGAATCTTTATATCTTAAAGGATAGATGGGATAAAAACACAATTGAGGACTTCTTCAGACTTGCCAATATGCTTCAGGTTCCATCTTATATATCATTGATGACCGCCCTTTCCTTTTATGAGGTCACTACACAGGTTCAGAGAGGCTTTTTTGAATCAATCTCTGTTAAAAGGAGTATCAGATATGAAATTGAGGGAGTTATCTTTAATTTTTGCAAGATCAAAAAAGAGCTTTACTCTGGATTTACAAGGCAGGATAATATATTCATCGCTTCTAAGGAAAAGGCATTTTTAGATGCCATGTATCTTTATTCCTTTGGTAAATATGCCCTTGATATTGACTCTATTGATATAAATAAACTTGATTTAAAAATGATAAAGAACCTCTTAAAGGACTTTCCTGAAAGGACAAAAAAGGTGGTTAGAGATATATGCAGGATTTAA
- a CDS encoding YidH family protein: MANERTFLAWIRTSIGIMAFGFVVEKFSLFVRQMSYPLGKEVMPPSRGYSSIFGIFLVALGALMGVLAFIRYKKVERQIDEDTYQPSRILDAMLALAVLAIGIFLVIYLIHSV; the protein is encoded by the coding sequence ATGGCGAATGAGAGGACATTCCTTGCCTGGATACGGACCAGCATAGGCATAATGGCCTTTGGATTTGTTGTTGAGAAGTTTTCACTCTTTGTGAGACAGATGTCCTATCCCCTTGGTAAAGAGGTCATGCCTCCATCCCGTGGCTATTCATCTATCTTTGGCATATTTCTTGTTGCCCTCGGCGCCCTGATGGGAGTCCTTGCATTTATCAGATACAAAAAGGTTGAAAGACAGATAGACGAAGATACCTACCAGCCCTCAAGGATTCTTGATGCCATGCTTGCTCTTGCAGTCCTTGCAATAGGGATATTCCTTGTGATTTATCTCATTCATAGCGTGTAG
- a CDS encoding DUF2283 domain-containing protein: MKIKYSKESDILLIELRDGTPVDSVDFKEGVILHLDREGLPLEIEILDASKIATLKEISVMTPVETAG, translated from the coding sequence ATGAAGATAAAATATTCAAAGGAATCTGATATTCTCCTGATAGAACTCAGAGATGGGACACCGGTAGATTCTGTAGATTTTAAAGAGGGTGTGATCCTTCATCTTGACAGAGAAGGTTTACCCCTGGAGATTGAGATACTTGATGCATCCAAGATTGCCACGCTTAAAGAAATAAGTGTAATGACCCCTGTAGAGACAGCAGGATAA
- a CDS encoding DUF4258 domain-containing protein: MIISFIDKQSHSKGEIYTIKIGERTLRVLFLHHAIERIKKWGIKEEMVVETLILPEEVIIGHRNRYIAHRRYGDHIVRAVYEYEGELPVLLTVYFPYADRYFKGGGVYEDKIFKGI, translated from the coding sequence ATGATTATAAGTTTTATAGATAAGCAATCCCACAGCAAGGGAGAGATATATACAATAAAGATAGGGGAAAGGACTTTAAGGGTTCTTTTTCTTCACCATGCTATAGAAAGAATAAAAAAATGGGGAATAAAAGAAGAAATGGTAGTTGAGACGCTCATTTTACCTGAAGAAGTAATAATCGGGCATAGAAACAGGTACATTGCTCATAGAAGATATGGCGATCATATAGTCAGAGCTGTCTATGAATATGAAGGTGAATTGCCTGTATTGCTTACTGTGTATTTCCCGTATGCAGACCGTTACTTTAAAGGAGGTGGTGTTTATGAAGATAAAATATTCAAAGGAATCTGA
- a CDS encoding SLC13 family permease, with protein MTQETATVSQPFVMDTAFWTATTIFLLAYALIVSEKIHKTIIAIFGAGLMLVLKILHQHEAFHVEEFGIDWNVIFLLISMMIMINLMRPTGVFEYIAIKSAKWGGGEPFRIMAIFAVVTAVLSAFLDNVTTVLLITPVTLLIADALEVDPIPYLISCALASNIGGTATLIGDPPNIMIASKAQLNFMDFIYHLTPIVVVIMVFYILVIKLIWGKNLKTRDELKQRIMAMDENEAIKDPVMLKKSLSVLAIVLTGFVFHGVLHFQPATVALFGAGLLLLLSKTHEPHHILAEVEWPTIFFFIGLFIIVGGVVKVGLIKWMSVQILELTHGNLFATSMVIMWFSAFASAIVDNIPYVATMNPLIIDMAKQLWPHESGIQLLQHPDLMPLWWSLALGACLGGNGSAIGASANVIVVGMSEKAGRRISFMKFMAYGMPIMIMTIIVSTIYICFRYYVLKI; from the coding sequence ATGACTCAAGAGACAGCTACTGTATCACAGCCTTTTGTTATGGATACAGCCTTTTGGACAGCAACTACAATATTTTTGCTTGCCTATGCATTAATAGTATCAGAGAAGATACATAAGACAATAATAGCGATATTTGGGGCTGGATTGATGCTCGTGCTTAAAATCCTTCATCAGCATGAGGCATTTCATGTGGAGGAATTCGGCATTGACTGGAATGTTATCTTTCTCCTCATATCAATGATGATAATGATCAATCTTATGAGGCCAACCGGTGTGTTTGAGTATATTGCGATTAAGAGTGCAAAGTGGGGCGGGGGAGAACCATTCAGGATAATGGCTATCTTTGCAGTTGTTACTGCTGTACTAAGTGCCTTTTTAGATAATGTCACAACAGTTCTGTTAATTACACCAGTTACACTTCTCATAGCAGATGCACTTGAGGTTGACCCTATACCCTATCTTATTTCATGTGCCCTTGCATCAAATATAGGAGGAACAGCAACCCTCATAGGAGACCCTCCAAACATCATGATAGCTTCAAAGGCACAGCTAAACTTCATGGACTTTATTTACCACCTCACTCCAATTGTAGTTGTCATAATGGTCTTTTATATCCTTGTCATTAAACTCATTTGGGGTAAAAATCTCAAGACAAGGGATGAACTCAAACAAAGAATAATGGCAATGGATGAGAATGAGGCAATAAAAGACCCTGTGATGCTTAAGAAATCACTTTCAGTGCTTGCTATTGTTCTTACAGGATTTGTTTTTCATGGTGTTTTACATTTTCAGCCAGCAACTGTTGCTTTGTTCGGCGCTGGTCTTTTGCTTCTCCTTTCAAAAACCCATGAGCCTCATCACATCCTTGCAGAGGTTGAATGGCCAACGATATTCTTTTTTATAGGACTTTTTATCATAGTAGGAGGAGTTGTAAAGGTTGGTCTAATAAAATGGATGTCTGTGCAGATATTGGAACTCACACATGGTAATCTATTTGCAACGAGCATGGTGATAATGTGGTTTTCAGCCTTTGCTTCCGCAATAGTTGACAATATCCCTTATGTTGCAACAATGAATCCATTGATAATTGATATGGCAAAGCAGTTGTGGCCTCATGAATCTGGTATCCAGTTGCTTCAGCATCCAGATTTAATGCCTTTGTGGTGGTCACTTGCACTTGGTGCATGCCTTGGGGGCAATGGCTCTGCAATCGGTGCATCAGCAAATGTTATTGTTGTTGGAATGTCAGAGAAGGCTGGAAGAAGAATATCGTTTATGAAATTTATGGCATATGGAATGCCAATAATGATAATGACTATTATAGTGTCAACAATATATATATGTTTTAGATACTATGTGCTGAAGATATAG